The proteins below are encoded in one region of Aquisphaera giovannonii:
- a CDS encoding glucose-6-phosphate isomerase, protein MNPQQLWDRYKTHFCAVPSLGLSLDISRMNFDDGFFASMAPAMGKAYRAMDALEAGAIANPDEKRMVGHYWLRAPRLAPEPAITKEIEGTVAAIRDFAAKVHSGAVKPEKAPKFTRLLSVGIGGSALGPEFVADALGEPGKDALVAHFVDNTDPDGIARDLEKLGGPLDETITIVMSKSGSTPETRNGMLVVAEAYRKAGLDFAKHAVAVTGVGSKLDQQVQKEGWLARFPMWDWVGGRTSELSAVGLTPGFLQGLDMEAMLEGAAAMDVATRVHDTPKNPAALLALMWHAATDGKGLKDMVVLPYKDRLLLFSRYLQQLVMESLGKQLDLDGNRVDQGISVYGNKGSTDQHAYVQQLRDGVNNFFLTFIRVLEDGGTGLEVEPGVTAGDYLHGFLLGTRSALFANDRHSVTITVPRVDARTIGALIALFERAVGFYATLVNINAYHQPGVEAGKKAAAEVLTLQAKVVGALSSSPQTAEAIAAAIGQPDDAETTYLILQHLAANGRIQGHPASDPASATFAAK, encoded by the coding sequence ATGAATCCACAGCAGCTCTGGGACCGCTACAAGACGCACTTCTGCGCCGTGCCCTCGCTGGGCCTCAGCCTGGACATCAGCCGGATGAACTTCGACGACGGCTTCTTCGCGTCGATGGCCCCGGCCATGGGGAAGGCGTACCGGGCGATGGACGCGCTCGAGGCGGGCGCGATCGCCAACCCGGACGAGAAGCGCATGGTCGGCCACTACTGGCTCCGCGCCCCGCGGCTCGCCCCCGAGCCGGCGATCACCAAGGAGATCGAGGGGACCGTCGCGGCGATCAGGGACTTCGCCGCGAAGGTCCACTCGGGCGCCGTCAAGCCCGAGAAGGCCCCGAAGTTCACGAGGCTCCTGTCGGTTGGCATCGGCGGCTCCGCGCTCGGTCCGGAGTTCGTGGCCGACGCCCTGGGAGAACCGGGCAAGGATGCGCTCGTCGCGCACTTCGTGGACAACACGGACCCGGACGGCATCGCGCGCGACCTCGAGAAGCTGGGCGGGCCGCTCGATGAGACGATCACGATCGTCATGAGCAAGAGCGGCAGCACGCCTGAGACCCGCAACGGGATGCTCGTGGTGGCCGAGGCGTACAGGAAAGCCGGTCTCGACTTCGCGAAGCACGCCGTCGCCGTCACCGGCGTCGGATCGAAGCTCGACCAGCAGGTCCAGAAGGAAGGCTGGCTGGCCCGCTTCCCGATGTGGGACTGGGTCGGCGGCCGGACGAGCGAACTCTCCGCGGTCGGCCTGACGCCGGGATTCCTCCAGGGCCTGGACATGGAGGCCATGCTCGAGGGCGCCGCGGCCATGGATGTCGCCACGAGGGTCCACGACACGCCGAAGAACCCGGCGGCTCTGCTCGCGCTGATGTGGCACGCGGCCACCGACGGCAAGGGCCTCAAGGACATGGTCGTCCTCCCGTACAAGGACCGCCTGCTCCTCTTCTCCCGCTACCTCCAGCAGCTCGTGATGGAATCCCTGGGCAAGCAGCTGGACCTGGACGGCAACCGCGTGGACCAGGGCATCAGCGTCTACGGCAACAAAGGCTCGACGGACCAGCACGCCTACGTCCAGCAGCTCCGCGACGGGGTGAACAACTTCTTCCTCACCTTCATCCGCGTGCTGGAGGATGGCGGCACCGGCCTGGAAGTCGAGCCGGGCGTGACGGCGGGGGATTATCTCCACGGCTTCCTCCTGGGCACTCGATCCGCGCTGTTTGCCAACGACCGCCATTCCGTCACCATCACCGTCCCGCGCGTGGACGCCCGGACGATCGGAGCCCTGATCGCCCTCTTCGAGCGTGCGGTGGGCTTCTACGCGACCCTCGTGAACATCAACGCGTACCACCAGCCCGGCGTCGAGGCCGGCAAGAAGGCCGCGGCCGAGGTCCTGACGCTGCAGGCCAAGGTCGTGGGCGCGCTCTCATCGTCCCCCCAGACGGCCGAGGCGATCGCCGCCGCGATCGGCCAACCCGACGACGCCGAGACGACCTACCTCATCCTCCAGCACCTCGCCGCCAACGGCCGCATCCAGGGCCACCCCGCGTCCGATCCCGCGTCGGCCACGTTCGCCGCGAAGTGA
- a CDS encoding glycosyl hydrolase, which produces MGFRWSLGILAGVVMVDVCPGAARAAEPANPSASAQARAVLAYFGSLEGRKDRRLISGQFDGFGPGASLKACRAAHEKTGRWPAIIGLDYADFSPRGIETKHVNKVAIEYARAGGLVALSAHIPNPANPRGGGLRDNGVDLRTLLAPGETHDRWMKELDLLADGLAELQDAGVVVLWRPFHEMNGGWFWWGARPPETFIPVWRHMFDHFTRRRRINNLLWVYGPNHGERTAAYYGGDHYVDLVGLDAYTDFIDPGHIRGYADVARLPKPFGFTEFGPHGPENPPGDYDYRRFRDGVEAHFPRTVYFLSWNDRWGLGSNLHTREMLSHPWVVNRDDLPVGLGTRP; this is translated from the coding sequence ATGGGGTTCCGATGGTCGCTGGGTATCCTTGCCGGGGTCGTGATGGTGGATGTGTGCCCCGGGGCGGCACGGGCGGCGGAGCCCGCCAATCCATCCGCGAGCGCGCAGGCGCGGGCGGTCCTGGCCTACTTCGGCTCGCTGGAGGGGCGGAAGGATCGCCGGCTGATCTCCGGGCAGTTCGACGGCTTCGGGCCGGGCGCCTCGCTGAAGGCGTGCAGGGCCGCGCACGAGAAGACGGGCCGTTGGCCGGCGATCATCGGCCTCGACTATGCGGACTTCTCCCCGCGAGGCATCGAGACGAAGCATGTGAACAAGGTGGCGATCGAGTATGCCCGCGCCGGAGGCCTCGTAGCCCTCAGCGCGCATATCCCGAATCCGGCCAACCCCAGGGGGGGCGGGTTGCGGGACAATGGCGTGGACCTCAGGACCCTCCTCGCGCCCGGGGAGACGCACGACCGCTGGATGAAGGAGCTGGACCTCCTGGCCGACGGCCTGGCGGAACTCCAGGACGCGGGGGTGGTCGTACTGTGGCGCCCCTTCCACGAGATGAACGGCGGATGGTTCTGGTGGGGCGCCAGGCCGCCCGAGACGTTCATCCCCGTCTGGCGGCACATGTTCGACCACTTCACGCGGCGACGCCGCATCAACAACCTGCTCTGGGTGTACGGCCCGAACCACGGTGAACGCACGGCGGCCTATTACGGCGGCGATCATTACGTGGACCTCGTGGGCCTCGACGCCTACACGGATTTCATCGACCCCGGGCACATCCGGGGATATGCCGACGTGGCCCGCCTGCCCAAGCCGTTCGGCTTCACGGAATTCGGGCCGCACGGCCCGGAGAATCCCCCCGGTGACTACGACTACCGCCGCTTCCGGGATGGGGTCGAGGCCCACTTCCCGCGTACGGTCTACTTCCTGAGTTGGAACGACCGCTGGGGTCTCGGGTCGAACCTCCATACGCGCGAGATGCTGTCCCACCCCTGGGTGGTAAATCGCGACGACCTCCCGGTCGGACTTGGCACGAGGCCGTGA
- a CDS encoding serine hydrolase domain-containing protein, with protein MVGRREWLRGITAQGLFLAAGLGHGMTARSASGQTASQPPKNQARRTARRPALNTATPVIAAPSQPIRADERVNALLTGVRERHDVPGLVGAIIRGESLAAIGAVGLRKKGSAEPMRVTDAVHLGSCTKAMTATLVGELVEEGLVKWSDTIADLFPEVSSRLHPDFQAARLTDLLTHRAGLGANVDWWRLPGNSTTEQRRALLLSSMADAPLSRPGTKFLYSNVGYALAGLVAEQVAGDSWENLMAQRIFRPLAMASAGFGPPGRRGANGADAPWGHGGSRGKIQAVRQDNAPCMGPAGTVHCSVPDWGRFASLHLRAEQGRPKLLDRETFRALHSPPPGGNYNGGWIAVPRTRAGRALTHDGSNTYWYASIWLYPERDVATIAVANQGPEPAPEACREAGQELLQLALLERPPRRR; from the coding sequence ATGGTCGGGCGCCGCGAGTGGCTGCGAGGGATCACCGCCCAGGGCCTTTTCCTCGCCGCGGGCCTCGGCCACGGCATGACGGCGAGGTCGGCGTCCGGCCAGACCGCCTCGCAGCCACCGAAAAACCAGGCCCGCCGCACGGCGAGGCGGCCGGCGCTGAACACGGCAACGCCCGTCATCGCCGCCCCCTCACAGCCCATCCGCGCCGACGAGCGCGTGAATGCCCTCCTCACCGGGGTCCGCGAGAGGCACGATGTCCCGGGCCTGGTCGGCGCGATCATCCGGGGCGAGTCGCTCGCGGCGATCGGCGCGGTCGGGCTCCGGAAGAAGGGCTCGGCCGAGCCCATGCGCGTGACCGATGCCGTCCATCTGGGCTCGTGCACCAAGGCGATGACCGCGACCCTCGTCGGCGAGCTCGTCGAGGAAGGGCTCGTGAAGTGGTCCGACACGATCGCCGACCTCTTCCCCGAGGTGTCGTCGCGGCTCCACCCCGACTTCCAGGCCGCCCGCCTGACGGACCTGCTGACCCACAGGGCGGGCCTCGGCGCGAACGTGGACTGGTGGAGGCTGCCCGGGAACTCGACCACCGAACAGCGACGGGCGCTGTTGCTCTCGTCGATGGCGGATGCGCCGCTCAGCCGGCCGGGGACGAAGTTCCTGTATTCCAACGTGGGCTATGCGCTGGCGGGCCTCGTCGCGGAGCAGGTGGCCGGCGACTCCTGGGAGAATTTGATGGCCCAGCGGATCTTCCGGCCTCTGGCCATGGCCTCCGCGGGCTTTGGCCCGCCCGGCCGTCGCGGAGCGAACGGCGCGGACGCCCCGTGGGGCCACGGCGGGAGCCGCGGCAAGATCCAGGCGGTCCGGCAGGACAACGCACCCTGCATGGGCCCGGCCGGCACGGTGCATTGCTCGGTCCCGGATTGGGGCCGCTTCGCCTCGCTCCACCTGCGGGCCGAGCAGGGCAGGCCGAAGCTCCTGGACCGCGAGACCTTCCGCGCCCTCCATTCGCCGCCGCCGGGCGGGAACTACAATGGCGGATGGATCGCCGTCCCGCGAACCCGGGCCGGTCGGGCCCTGACGCACGACGGCAGCAACACCTACTGGTATGCCTCGATCTGGCTCTATCCCGAGCGGGACGTCGCCACGATCGCGGTGGCGAACCAGGGCCCCGAGCCGGCCCCGGAGGCATGCCGCGAGGCCGGCCAGGAGCTGCTCCAACTTGCGCTCCTGGAGCGTCCCCCGCGGCGACGCTGA
- a CDS encoding beta-L-arabinofuranosidase domain-containing protein gives MRYAPIFLGLMLSMSPGGPRALAEDPRVLQRGARLIEPFDFRGVALQPGPLKTQVDEVRAFYLAVPDDDLLKGFRARAGHPALGKDLDGWYTSDTFHVFGQVVSGLARLHAATGDPACKEKANRLVEEWAKCIEPDGYFFASRKPNAPHYIYDKMLWGLLDAHAYCGNEQALRHLDRITDWAIRHLDRGRRVNDTSTEWYTLSENLYRAHFATGDLKYRDFAHVWEYRDYWDIYARNGDLFAPRPDGRRNEAYHAYSHVNTLGGAGAAYLATGDVHYLEVIRNAYETIQRDQCYATGGYGPDEMLLPAARILEKLGETHNSFETQCGSWAAFKLSKYLISFTGDAKYGDWVERLAINGLGASPPMTPDGRVFYYSDYCLHGGTKRNTDFGWSCCTGTRPQAFADYADQAYFHDADSIYVNLFTPSTITWNHAGDPIRLAQATTFPEGEETRLTVAVPRPQAFAIKVRTPGWLASPITARVNGEPVEVRPDERHWTTIRRTWNDGDVVSIRLPMRLSVSRPSSRRTPDAFTIGPVVLAFAAPNARPFARVDFDALENALVPMDGRPLRYRAAWDSSLVARPFASFGAGERYFVYLDPSMGSRIPHLDMQFRGRWNDAGAFRFSNEVGATAEGQFEGTGVRWLGKRFDDAGTAEVSIDGKFVAVVDQFGPGRDLPFDWSHRGLSPGRHAIRITVLERKADASLNRFVNVAGIEVLGGAGSTP, from the coding sequence ATGCGATACGCCCCGATCTTCCTGGGCCTCATGCTGTCGATGTCGCCCGGCGGCCCCCGGGCCCTCGCCGAGGACCCTCGCGTGCTCCAGCGTGGGGCACGCCTGATCGAGCCCTTCGATTTCCGGGGAGTCGCCCTCCAACCCGGCCCGCTGAAGACGCAGGTCGACGAGGTCCGGGCGTTCTATCTGGCCGTCCCCGATGACGACCTCCTGAAGGGCTTCCGAGCCCGGGCGGGGCATCCCGCGCTGGGCAAGGACCTGGACGGATGGTACACCTCGGACACGTTCCACGTCTTCGGCCAGGTCGTCTCGGGCCTGGCCCGCCTCCACGCCGCGACGGGAGACCCGGCCTGCAAGGAGAAGGCGAACCGCCTGGTGGAGGAGTGGGCGAAGTGCATCGAGCCCGACGGCTACTTCTTCGCCTCCCGCAAGCCGAACGCACCGCACTACATCTACGACAAGATGCTCTGGGGCCTCCTCGACGCCCACGCCTACTGCGGCAACGAGCAGGCCCTCCGCCACCTCGACCGGATCACCGACTGGGCCATTCGTCATCTCGACCGCGGCCGCAGGGTCAACGACACGAGCACCGAGTGGTACACCCTGAGCGAGAACCTCTACCGGGCGCACTTCGCGACCGGCGACTTGAAGTATCGCGACTTCGCCCACGTCTGGGAGTATCGCGACTACTGGGACATCTACGCCCGCAACGGCGACCTATTCGCGCCTCGTCCCGACGGCCGCCGCAACGAGGCATACCACGCCTACAGCCACGTCAATACCCTGGGCGGTGCCGGCGCCGCCTACCTGGCGACGGGCGACGTCCACTACCTGGAGGTTATCCGGAACGCGTACGAGACGATCCAGCGCGACCAGTGCTACGCCACCGGCGGTTACGGCCCCGACGAGATGCTCCTGCCGGCCGCCCGCATCCTGGAGAAGCTCGGCGAGACCCACAACTCCTTCGAGACCCAGTGCGGATCGTGGGCCGCATTCAAGCTATCCAAGTACCTCATCTCCTTCACGGGGGATGCGAAGTACGGCGACTGGGTCGAGCGCCTCGCCATCAACGGCCTCGGCGCGAGCCCGCCCATGACGCCCGACGGACGGGTCTTCTACTACTCGGATTACTGCCTGCACGGCGGGACCAAGCGGAACACCGATTTCGGCTGGTCCTGCTGCACCGGCACCCGACCGCAGGCGTTCGCGGATTACGCCGACCAGGCGTACTTCCACGATGCGGATTCCATCTACGTCAACCTGTTCACCCCCTCAACAATCACCTGGAACCATGCCGGCGACCCCATCCGGCTGGCCCAGGCGACGACTTTCCCGGAGGGCGAGGAGACCCGGTTGACGGTCGCGGTCCCCAGGCCCCAGGCGTTTGCGATCAAGGTCCGCACACCGGGCTGGCTTGCATCTCCCATAACAGCCCGCGTCAACGGAGAGCCCGTCGAGGTTCGTCCGGATGAGCGTCACTGGACGACAATTCGACGCACCTGGAATGACGGCGACGTCGTGTCGATTCGCCTCCCGATGAGGCTGTCTGTCTCCCGCCCGTCGTCGCGTCGCACGCCCGACGCCTTCACGATCGGCCCGGTGGTCCTCGCCTTCGCGGCGCCGAATGCAAGGCCGTTCGCGAGGGTCGACTTCGACGCACTGGAGAATGCCCTGGTGCCGATGGACGGGCGGCCGCTTCGCTACAGGGCAGCCTGGGACTCGAGTCTCGTGGCCCGTCCATTCGCCTCGTTCGGCGCGGGCGAACGGTACTTCGTGTACCTGGACCCGTCGATGGGCAGCCGCATCCCCCATCTCGACATGCAGTTCCGGGGCAGGTGGAACGACGCGGGCGCCTTCCGCTTCAGCAACGAAGTCGGTGCGACGGCCGAGGGCCAGTTCGAGGGTACCGGCGTCCGCTGGCTGGGCAAGCGGTTCGACGACGCCGGGACCGCCGAGGTCTCCATAGACGGCAAGTTCGTTGCCGTGGTGGACCAGTTCGGGCCTGGGCGTGACCTCCCCTTCGACTGGTCCCACCGCGGACTCTCGCCCGGGCGCCACGCGATCCGGATCACGGTCCTCGAAAGGAAGGCCGACGCGTCGTTGAATCGGTTCGTCAATGTAGCCGGGATCGAGGTACTCGGAGGCGCCGGGTCGACGCCCTGA
- a CDS encoding ARPP-1 family domain-containing protein: protein MSTIPAFSGVVVGRPLQHANLAVFPLFASGHAESDVDYELSDEAIAAGTVVVEEVSESGSVPTLRVTNKGARRVLFLEGQELEGAKQNRVLNTSLLVGAGARATIPVSCVEQGRWRHRSRSFAASGHHCSPSLRKSLKRSVARSLDEGKGHASDQMEVWAEVGRQMDSLGSSSETMAMSDTFRTFSGQIDEYRQDLAYADGAVGLAVAIGPDVVAIDLFDRPSTCRKVWDRLLSGFVMDALERPGVTGAAGPADVLAALQRLASAMWRESPPVGEGQEFRAKPGPDAHASALTFSASLLHGSAVLA from the coding sequence ATGAGCACAATTCCTGCTTTCTCCGGCGTGGTCGTGGGCCGGCCACTTCAGCACGCCAACCTGGCGGTATTTCCCCTCTTCGCATCCGGCCACGCGGAGTCGGACGTGGACTACGAGTTGTCGGACGAGGCCATCGCCGCCGGCACCGTCGTCGTGGAGGAGGTCAGCGAGTCCGGCAGCGTGCCCACGCTCCGGGTTACGAACAAGGGGGCCAGGCGCGTCCTCTTCCTGGAAGGCCAGGAGCTCGAAGGCGCGAAGCAGAACCGGGTGCTCAACACGAGCCTCCTGGTCGGTGCGGGTGCTCGGGCCACCATACCGGTGAGCTGCGTGGAGCAGGGGAGGTGGCGGCACCGATCGCGGTCCTTCGCCGCGAGCGGTCACCATTGCTCGCCGAGCCTTCGCAAGAGCCTGAAGCGATCCGTCGCGCGGTCGCTGGACGAGGGGAAGGGGCACGCTTCCGATCAGATGGAGGTCTGGGCGGAAGTCGGTCGGCAGATGGATTCGCTCGGCTCCAGTTCCGAGACGATGGCCATGAGCGACACCTTCCGCACCTTCAGCGGGCAGATCGACGAGTACCGGCAGGACCTCGCCTACGCGGACGGGGCCGTCGGGCTCGCGGTCGCGATCGGCCCGGATGTCGTCGCGATCGACCTCTTCGACCGGCCCTCGACGTGCCGGAAGGTCTGGGATCGGCTCCTGTCCGGCTTCGTCATGGACGCGCTGGAGCGGCCGGGGGTCACCGGGGCGGCCGGTCCGGCGGATGTCCTCGCCGCCTTGCAGCGGCTGGCCTCGGCCATGTGGCGGGAGTCGCCCCCGGTCGGCGAGGGCCAGGAATTCCGCGCCAAGCCCGGGCCGGACGCCCACGCCTCCGCCCTCACATTCTCCGCCAGCCTCCTGCATGGCAGTGCCGTGCTCGCGTAA
- a CDS encoding YidH family protein, with the protein MDDPRVYLAAERTFLAWVRTSLSLMGFGFLIARFNLLLHEQIRPPSHQTGRIATISPWVGFAMIVFGVAVCVVALLRHRDYIRRLEQGIANPASSIATPVVVAAILALVGLAMAVTILTL; encoded by the coding sequence GTGGACGATCCACGCGTCTACCTGGCGGCGGAGCGCACCTTCCTGGCATGGGTGCGCACCTCCCTGTCGCTCATGGGCTTCGGCTTCCTGATCGCCCGATTCAACCTCCTGCTCCACGAGCAGATCCGTCCCCCATCCCACCAGACCGGGCGGATCGCGACGATTTCCCCATGGGTCGGATTCGCGATGATCGTCTTCGGCGTCGCGGTGTGTGTCGTCGCGCTTCTGCGCCACCGCGACTACATCCGACGGCTCGAACAGGGCATTGCCAACCCCGCCTCGAGCATCGCAACACCCGTCGTGGTGGCCGCTATCCTCGCCTTGGTCGGCCTGGCCATGGCCGTGACCATACTGACCCTCTGA
- a CDS encoding phosphatidylinositol-specific phospholipase C1-like protein, with protein MQRLAIAAEPAEISLRARIGWLPGLACLATWLGLGLARDATADDLRWNQIQVIGSHNSYHIAPSPPVRALIATAGERQAQGLDYSHPPLDRQFSDRGIRQIELDLFRDPDGGRYAMPRARKLLQASGRDAGPDPNAKGELSRPGLKILHVPDVDYLSTAPELVTALKQVRDWSAAHPRHVPIFILLELKGSPDSKLTTQPLPFDRKALEAMEAEILSVFDRRQILTPADVRGDLPTLAEALRNRGWPALDDVRGKVAFALDNEDEVRDTYLSIHPRLDGQLLFASVPEDHPQAGWFKINDSIKDYDRIRRLVAAGFLVRTRADADTREARTNDPSRREKALTSGAQFVSTDYPVPDERLSTYCVQFPGHAVARPNPVSAPGRTEEDVEAGR; from the coding sequence ATGCAGAGATTGGCCATCGCGGCTGAACCCGCCGAAATATCCCTCCGTGCAAGGATCGGTTGGCTCCCCGGCCTCGCCTGCCTCGCGACGTGGCTGGGCCTGGGCCTTGCCCGCGACGCCACCGCGGACGACCTTCGCTGGAACCAGATCCAGGTGATCGGCTCGCACAACTCGTATCACATCGCGCCGTCGCCTCCGGTCCGCGCCCTCATCGCGACGGCCGGCGAGCGGCAGGCCCAAGGGCTCGACTATAGCCACCCGCCGCTCGACCGCCAGTTTTCCGACCGGGGCATTCGTCAGATCGAGCTGGACCTTTTCCGCGACCCCGACGGCGGCCGGTACGCGATGCCACGCGCCCGGAAGCTACTTCAGGCATCCGGCCGTGACGCGGGGCCCGACCCGAACGCGAAGGGGGAGCTGAGCCGGCCCGGGTTGAAGATCCTCCATGTCCCCGACGTCGATTACCTCTCGACGGCCCCGGAGCTCGTCACGGCCCTGAAGCAGGTCCGCGACTGGTCCGCCGCCCACCCTCGGCACGTGCCGATCTTCATCCTCCTGGAACTGAAAGGCTCGCCGGATTCGAAACTGACGACCCAGCCCCTGCCCTTCGACCGCAAGGCGCTGGAAGCGATGGAGGCGGAAATCCTCTCGGTGTTCGATCGGCGGCAGATCCTGACGCCCGCGGACGTGCGCGGAGATCTCCCGACGCTCGCCGAGGCGCTCCGCAATCGCGGGTGGCCGGCACTGGACGACGTCCGCGGGAAGGTCGCCTTCGCGCTCGACAACGAGGACGAGGTCCGCGACACCTACCTGTCGATCCATCCCCGGCTCGATGGCCAACTCCTCTTCGCGAGCGTGCCGGAGGACCACCCTCAGGCCGGCTGGTTCAAGATCAACGACTCGATCAAGGACTATGACCGGATCCGCCGGCTCGTCGCCGCGGGGTTCCTGGTCCGGACGCGGGCGGACGCGGACACTCGCGAGGCGCGAACCAATGATCCGTCGCGGCGGGAGAAGGCCCTCACGAGTGGGGCCCAGTTCGTCAGCACGGATTATCCCGTGCCGGATGAGCGGCTCTCGACTTACTGCGTGCAATTCCCGGGGCATGCGGTCGCGCGGCCGAACCCGGTATCCGCGCCGGGACGCACCGAGGAGGATGTGGAAGCCGGAAGATGA